The Haemophilus parainfluenzae genome window below encodes:
- the rplI gene encoding 50S ribosomal protein L9, whose translation MQVILLDKIVHLGNVGDQVNVKSGFARNFLIPQGKAVMATKANIEHFEARRAELEAAAAASLAAAQARAAQVTALGSVTIASKAGDEGRLFGAITTRDVAEAVTAAGVEIAKSEVRLPNGPIRTLGDHDVRFQLHGEVFATLDVIVVAE comes from the coding sequence ATGCAAGTAATTCTTTTAGATAAAATCGTTCACCTCGGTAACGTAGGTGATCAAGTTAATGTTAAATCAGGTTTCGCTCGTAACTTCTTAATCCCACAAGGTAAAGCAGTTATGGCAACTAAAGCTAACATTGAACACTTTGAAGCACGTCGTGCAGAGTTAGAAGCAGCGGCAGCAGCAAGTTTAGCAGCAGCTCAAGCTCGCGCAGCACAAGTGACTGCATTAGGTTCTGTAACTATCGCATCTAAAGCAGGTGATGAAGGTCGTTTATTCGGCGCAATCACTACTCGTGATGTAGCAGAAGCAGTAACTGCAGCAGGCGTTGAAATTGCGAAAAGCGAAGTTCGTTTACCAAACGGTCCAATCCGTACTCTTGGTGATCACGATGTTCGTTTCCAACTTCACGGCGAAGTATTTGCAACATTAGATGTTATCGTTGTTGCAGAATAA
- a CDS encoding CoA-acylating methylmalonate-semialdehyde dehydrogenase, whose protein sequence is METVYNFINGKQVPSRGTKAHPIYNPATGEQIRQVIMSTPDDVNEAIEVAHKAFADWSATSPLRRARIMFKFKELLERDWDSLARLIVEEHGKVYSDACGELTRGLEVVEFSCGIPHLLKGEFSEQAGRGIDIHSSLQPLGVTVGITPFNFPAMVPMWMFPIALACGNTFILKPAKADPSLSIRLAELLKEAGLPDGVFNVVHGDRHDNEVLLRDPRVHAVSFVGSTPAAAHVYKVGSEFGKRVQTFGAAKNHALIMPDADIESTANALLGAAFGAAGERCMALALAVTIDDETADKLVAALKPKVEALRYGPGIPKDGEKEMDFGPLITQQHLNNVINYITTAVEEGATLIVDGRGKKPAGHENGFFIGGSLFDNVTSDMVIYKEEIFGPVLGIVRAKSFEEAMKLINEHPYGNGTAIFTSDGGAAREFAYHVQAGMVGINVPIPVPMSFHCFGGWKHSSYSTLNVYGPDGVRFYTKMKTTTTRWPNKYVIENAAFSMPTL, encoded by the coding sequence ATGGAAACTGTTTATAACTTTATTAATGGTAAACAAGTACCAAGCAGAGGGACAAAAGCGCATCCAATTTATAATCCTGCAACAGGTGAGCAAATTCGCCAAGTGATTATGAGTACTCCGGATGATGTAAATGAAGCTATCGAAGTAGCACATAAAGCTTTTGCTGATTGGTCAGCAACCTCTCCGCTACGTCGTGCCCGGATTATGTTTAAATTTAAAGAATTGCTAGAAAGAGATTGGGATTCATTAGCTCGTTTAATTGTAGAGGAGCATGGTAAGGTTTATTCTGATGCTTGTGGTGAATTAACTCGTGGTTTAGAAGTTGTTGAATTCTCATGCGGTATTCCTCATTTATTAAAAGGTGAATTTTCAGAGCAAGCAGGGCGTGGCATCGATATTCATTCATCTTTGCAACCACTAGGGGTAACTGTTGGTATTACACCGTTTAACTTCCCTGCAATGGTGCCAATGTGGATGTTCCCAATTGCATTAGCTTGCGGTAATACTTTCATTTTAAAACCGGCTAAAGCAGATCCTTCCTTATCTATTCGTTTGGCTGAATTGTTAAAAGAAGCAGGTTTACCAGATGGCGTATTTAATGTAGTACATGGTGATCGTCATGATAATGAAGTTTTATTGCGTGATCCGCGTGTTCATGCTGTGAGTTTTGTGGGTTCTACACCAGCTGCAGCACATGTATATAAAGTCGGTTCTGAATTCGGCAAACGCGTACAAACTTTTGGTGCCGCGAAAAACCATGCATTAATTATGCCGGATGCAGATATTGAATCTACCGCAAATGCTTTATTAGGTGCGGCATTTGGTGCTGCGGGTGAACGTTGTATGGCACTAGCATTGGCTGTTACGATTGATGATGAAACTGCAGATAAATTAGTGGCAGCTTTAAAACCAAAAGTAGAAGCACTGCGTTATGGTCCAGGTATTCCAAAAGATGGTGAAAAAGAGATGGATTTTGGTCCATTAATTACTCAGCAACATCTCAACAATGTGATAAATTACATTACAACCGCTGTGGAAGAAGGTGCAACACTTATTGTTGATGGTCGAGGTAAAAAACCTGCTGGTCATGAAAATGGTTTCTTTATCGGTGGTTCTTTGTTCGATAATGTCACTTCCGATATGGTGATTTATAAAGAAGAGATCTTTGGGCCTGTATTAGGTATTGTCAGAGCGAAAAGCTTTGAAGAAGCAATGAAGTTAATTAATGAGCATCCTTATGGAAACGGTACAGCTATCTTTACCTCTGATGGTGGTGCTGCTCGTGAGTTTGCATATCACGTTCAGGCTGGTATGGTGGGCATTAACGTGCCAATTCCAGTACCAATGTCATTCCATTGCTTCGGTGGTTGGAAACATTCATCTTACAGCACCTTAAATGTTTATGGACCAGATGGCGTTCGTTTCTATACGAAGATGAAAACAACGACAACACGTTGGCCAAATAAATATGTAATTGAAAATGCTGCATTTAGTATGCCGACACTTTAA
- the rpsR gene encoding 30S ribosomal protein S18, which produces MARYFRRRKFCRFTAENVVEIDYKDIATLKNYISESGKIVPSRITGTRAKYQRQLARAIKRARYLALLPYSDSHHN; this is translated from the coding sequence ATGGCACGTTATTTCCGTCGTCGTAAGTTCTGCCGTTTCACAGCGGAAAATGTTGTTGAAATCGATTACAAAGATATCGCTACATTAAAGAACTACATTTCTGAAAGCGGCAAAATTGTACCAAGCCGCATTACCGGTACTCGTGCGAAGTACCAACGCCAATTAGCACGCGCAATCAAACGCGCTCGTTATTTAGCGTTATTACCTTACTCTGATTCTCATCACAATTAA
- the iolB gene encoding 5-deoxy-glucuronate isomerase: MSYLLSKSRKDHPEKNGEVQKITPKTANWEYVGFEMYHLQEEQKLTFDTENTETCFVLVAGKATIVTSQATFEHIGNRASPFERIPPYSVYVPHQQKVQIKAESYLELAVCRAPSQGSLPIRLIKPEDVGVEKRGYGNNKRLVHNILPETETADALLVVEVFTDEGNTSSFPSHKHDDKNSPTETYLEETYYHRFSPSQGFALQRVYTDDRSLDECMAVYDGDVVQVPKGYHPVSTIAGYDNYYLNVMAGPVRKWRFTWEQDHSWINSEKYADKFK; the protein is encoded by the coding sequence ATGAGTTATTTACTATCCAAATCACGAAAAGATCATCCTGAAAAGAATGGTGAAGTACAAAAAATCACCCCAAAAACAGCGAATTGGGAGTACGTTGGTTTTGAAATGTACCATCTACAAGAAGAGCAAAAACTAACTTTCGATACTGAAAATACTGAAACCTGTTTTGTTCTCGTTGCTGGTAAAGCTACTATTGTTACATCCCAAGCCACTTTCGAGCATATTGGTAATCGCGCCTCTCCATTTGAGCGGATTCCACCTTATTCAGTCTATGTTCCACACCAACAAAAAGTACAAATCAAAGCTGAAAGTTATTTAGAATTGGCTGTTTGTAGAGCACCAAGTCAAGGTAGTTTACCAATTCGTTTAATTAAACCAGAGGATGTTGGTGTAGAAAAACGCGGATATGGAAATAATAAACGCTTAGTACATAATATTCTCCCTGAAACTGAAACCGCAGATGCCTTATTGGTTGTTGAAGTATTTACAGATGAAGGCAATACGAGTTCTTTCCCTAGCCATAAACACGACGATAAAAACTCTCCGACTGAAACCTATTTGGAAGAAACCTACTATCATCGTTTCTCACCATCACAGGGTTTTGCATTACAACGAGTTTATACTGATGACCGTTCACTAGATGAATGTATGGCTGTGTATGATGGAGATGTTGTTCAAGTACCCAAAGGATACCATCCAGTCTCAACTATTGCAGGTTATGACAATTATTATTTAAATGTTATGGCTGGTCCTGTAAGAAAATGGCGGTTTACTTGGGAACAAGATCATTCTTGGATTAATAGTGAAAAATATGCAGATAAATTTAAATAA
- the priB gene encoding primosomal replication protein N, producing MLKSNSKLDNRFSLIGTACQLPKRSKSPNGIAHCQFWLEHRSEQVESGLSRQAWLKMPVQVSGNQLIEKTQSITVGSKLLVVGFITSHKTSNGLTQLVLHAEQIEFID from the coding sequence ATGCTGAAGAGTAATTCAAAACTTGATAATCGCTTCTCGTTAATCGGCACTGCGTGTCAATTACCCAAGCGAAGCAAAAGCCCTAACGGGATTGCGCATTGCCAGTTTTGGCTGGAACATCGTTCCGAGCAAGTCGAAAGTGGTTTATCACGCCAAGCGTGGTTAAAGATGCCAGTTCAGGTCAGTGGCAATCAGTTAATAGAAAAAACTCAAAGCATTACGGTCGGCAGTAAACTTCTTGTGGTGGGGTTTATTACTTCACATAAAACCTCGAATGGTTTAACGCAGTTAGTATTGCATGCCGAGCAAATCGAATTTATAGATTAG
- the rpsF gene encoding 30S ribosomal protein S6, producing the protein MRHYEIVFMVHPDQSEQVPGMIERYTGSVKEAGGQVHRLEDWGRRQLAYPINKLHKAHYVLMNVEAPQQVIDELETTFRYNDAVLRSLVIHTKHAVTEASPMKAAKEERKPLAEVENNDFEDAEE; encoded by the coding sequence ATGCGTCACTACGAAATCGTGTTTATGGTTCATCCGGACCAAAGCGAGCAAGTACCAGGTATGATCGAACGTTACACAGGTTCTGTTAAAGAAGCTGGTGGTCAAGTTCATCGCCTAGAAGATTGGGGTCGTCGTCAATTAGCGTACCCAATTAACAAATTACACAAAGCACACTATGTGCTTATGAATGTAGAAGCGCCTCAACAAGTCATCGACGAGCTAGAAACGACTTTCCGTTATAACGATGCTGTATTACGCAGTCTTGTTATCCATACTAAGCACGCCGTAACCGAAGCGTCCCCAATGAAAGCGGCTAAAGAAGAACGTAAACCTTTAGCTGAAGTTGAAAACAACGATTTTGAGGATGCTGAAGAGTAA